Proteins found in one Hoplias malabaricus isolate fHopMal1 chromosome 17, fHopMal1.hap1, whole genome shotgun sequence genomic segment:
- the tesmin gene encoding spexin prohormone 2 isoform X6: MNDFCGPNCSCLRDLSRQTFVPSPSHHLEISSNFNEGILSGSIHHSRDRAPAHGSREEQLECPRGEVFDSYRFFRPVSCESSSSLPHYSSVPYDYLLQQSDPYNLLHPPPGLCKSSPHTWTHEEAFPYGMSSSLRPLTLLMPCHEPTGEKHHLQATRFQITLPNNCSPNEIIYPMVLKHRESSTNSPLYTAEHTLSPEQCFTEGRGDNLPVSQVQGGYSSQLYLPPLTTSSVPHPSSISTAPGYPFNMVPGPYASQTDTTDPDAEEMGHSAAESVRTWERSKKPCNCTKSQCLKMYCDCFASGEFCSNCNCINCCNNQGHEPERYKAIKTCLERNPKAFLPKIDSRKQGDVKSRHTKGCNCKRSGCLKNYCECYEAKIMCSSTCKCVGCRNYDGSPLKEEDAQENSDNTHDIYSTKLMWVIFSDRTGYEPQPFLTAGFNRTGGPAVPDGNKKSGGNRADQNPPSALSQQQPSLVGAKMTTRTRVFWTCSVVIVILVAESHCVQKQTTLSKNWGPQSMLYLKGRYGRRYAPDSDDNIYNSGLKSWYTVIKDFQKLKTTGRPVHFFTTEKLLIQKLLVSTSFCK; the protein is encoded by the exons ATGAATGACTTCTGTGGACCCAACTGCAGCTGCCTAAGAGACTTGAGCAGGCAAACGTTTGTGCCTTCACCTTCTCACCATCTTGAAATCTCAAGCAACTTCAATGAAGGCATCCTTTCCGGCTCAATTCACCACAGCAGAGACAGAGCACCGGCTCACGGCTCACGTGAGGAGCAGCTGGAGTGTCCCAGAGGCGAGGTTTTCGACAGTTACAGATTTTTTCGTCCAGTTTCCTGTGAGTCCTCGTCTTCTTTGCCCCATTACTCCTCAGTCCCATATGATTACCTACTGCAGCAGTCTGACCCCTATAACCTCCTCCATCCTCCACCTGGCCTCTGTAAAAGTTCACCACACACCTGGACACACGAGGAGGCTTTTCCTTACGGGATGTCTTCA TCGCTCCGCCCACTTACTCTTTTAATGCCTTGTCATGAGCCGACAGGAGAAAAACACCATCTCCAAGCGACACGGTTTCAG ATAACGCTGCCGAATAACTGCAGTCCAAATGAGATTATCTACCCCATGGTTCTGAAACACAGAgagtccagcaccaactctccactctacactgcagaacacacactctctcctgaACAGTGTTTCACAGAGGGAAGAG GTGATAATCTACCTGTGAGTCAGGTGCAGGGAGGATATTCCTCTCAGCTGTATTTGCCCCCTCTTACCACGTCCAGCGTCCCGCACCCATCTTccatctctactgctcctggATACCCTTTCAACATGGTGCCAGGACCATACGCCTCTCAG ACTGACACGACTGATCCTGATGCAGAGGAGATGGGTCACAGTGCGGCTGAAAGTGTGCG gaCCTGGGAAAGATCAAAGAAGCCTTGCAATTGTACAAAGTCCCAGTGTTTGAAGAT GTACTGTGACTGTTTTGCGAGTGGAGAATTTTGCAGTAACTGTAACTGCATCAACTGTTGCAACAACCAGGGCCACGAGCCTGAGAGATACAAAGCTATAAAG ACCTGTTTGGAGAGGAACCCAAAGGCTTTTCTTCCGAAGATCGACAGCAGGAAGCAGGGGGATGTGAAAAGTCGTCACACAAAGGGCTGCAACTGTAAACGCTCCGGCTGCCTGAAGAATTACTGCGAGTGTTACGAG GCGAAAATCATGTGCTCTTCTACGTGTAAGTGTGTTGGGTGTCGTAACTATGATGGAAGTCCGTTGAAGGAGGAGGATGCACAGGAGAATTCCGACAACACCCATGACATCTACAGCACCAA GTTAATGTGGGTGATCTTCAGTGATAGGACGGGCTATGAGCCTCAGCCGTTCCTCACAGCGGGTTTCAATCGAACCGGGGGCCCTGCGGTTCCTGATGGGAATAAAAAGAGCGGAGGGAACCGGGCCGATCAGAATCCTCCCTCAGCTCTCTCTCAACAACAGCCTTCCCTGGTTGGGGCGAAAATG ACAACGAGGACCCGGGTGTTCTGGACCTGCTCGGTTGTGATAGTGATCTTGGTTGCTGAGTCGCACTGTGTGCAGAAG CAGACGACTCTGTCTAAGAACTGGGGGCCGCAGTCCATGCTCTATCTGAAGGGCAGAT ATGGCAGAAGATATGCTCCAGACAGCGACGACAACATTTATAATTCAGGTTTGAAAAGCTGGTACACAGTTATCAAAG ATTTCCAGAAGCTGAAGACCACTGGGAGACCTGTGCACTTCTTCACCACAGAGAAGCTGTTGATTCAGA AACTGCTGGTGTCCACgtctttttgtaaataa
- the tesmin gene encoding spexin prohormone 2 isoform X3, which produces MNDFCGPNCSCLRDLSRQTFVPSPSHHLEISSNFNEGILSGSIHHSRDRAPAHGSREEQLECPRGEVFDSYRFFRPVSCESSSSLPHYSSVPYDYLLQQSDPYNLLHPPPGLCKSSPHTWTHEEAFPYGMSSAEDRGAVASISAEGTDEGCKQTCSRYQYAAELTPCDQLDMGHSSLRPLTLLMPCHEPTGEKHHLQATRFQQITLPNNCSPNEIIYPMVLKHRESSTNSPLYTAEHTLSPEQCFTEGRGDNLPVSQVQGGYSSQLYLPPLTTSSVPHPSSISTAPGYPFNMVPGPYASQTDTTDPDAEEMGHSAAESVRTWERSKKPCNCTKSQCLKMYCDCFASGEFCSNCNCINCCNNQGHEPERYKAIKTCLERNPKAFLPKIDSRKQGDVKSRHTKGCNCKRSGCLKNYCECYEAKIMCSSTCKCVGCRNYDGSPLKEEDAQENSDNTHDIYSTKLMWVIFSDRTGYEPQPFLTAGFNRTGGPAVPDGNKKSGGNRADQNPPSALSQQQPSLVGAKMTTRTRVFWTCSVVIVILVAESHCVQKTTLSKNWGPQSMLYLKGRYGRRYAPDSDDNIYNSGLKSWYTVIKDFQKLKTTGRPVHFFTTEKLLIQKLLVSTSFCK; this is translated from the exons ATGAATGACTTCTGTGGACCCAACTGCAGCTGCCTAAGAGACTTGAGCAGGCAAACGTTTGTGCCTTCACCTTCTCACCATCTTGAAATCTCAAGCAACTTCAATGAAGGCATCCTTTCCGGCTCAATTCACCACAGCAGAGACAGAGCACCGGCTCACGGCTCACGTGAGGAGCAGCTGGAGTGTCCCAGAGGCGAGGTTTTCGACAGTTACAGATTTTTTCGTCCAGTTTCCTGTGAGTCCTCGTCTTCTTTGCCCCATTACTCCTCAGTCCCATATGATTACCTACTGCAGCAGTCTGACCCCTATAACCTCCTCCATCCTCCACCTGGCCTCTGTAAAAGTTCACCACACACCTGGACACACGAGGAGGCTTTTCCTTACGGGATGTCTTCA GCGGAGGACCGTGGAGCGGTGGCCAGTATTAGTGCAGAGGGCACAGACGAGGGCTGTAAACAAACCTGTTCTAGATATCAGTATGCAGCAGAGCTAACGCCGTGTGATCAGCTGGACATGGGCCACAGT TCGCTCCGCCCACTTACTCTTTTAATGCCTTGTCATGAGCCGACAGGAGAAAAACACCATCTCCAAGCGACACGGTTTCAG CAGATAACGCTGCCGAATAACTGCAGTCCAAATGAGATTATCTACCCCATGGTTCTGAAACACAGAgagtccagcaccaactctccactctacactgcagaacacacactctctcctgaACAGTGTTTCACAGAGGGAAGAG GTGATAATCTACCTGTGAGTCAGGTGCAGGGAGGATATTCCTCTCAGCTGTATTTGCCCCCTCTTACCACGTCCAGCGTCCCGCACCCATCTTccatctctactgctcctggATACCCTTTCAACATGGTGCCAGGACCATACGCCTCTCAG ACTGACACGACTGATCCTGATGCAGAGGAGATGGGTCACAGTGCGGCTGAAAGTGTGCG gaCCTGGGAAAGATCAAAGAAGCCTTGCAATTGTACAAAGTCCCAGTGTTTGAAGAT GTACTGTGACTGTTTTGCGAGTGGAGAATTTTGCAGTAACTGTAACTGCATCAACTGTTGCAACAACCAGGGCCACGAGCCTGAGAGATACAAAGCTATAAAG ACCTGTTTGGAGAGGAACCCAAAGGCTTTTCTTCCGAAGATCGACAGCAGGAAGCAGGGGGATGTGAAAAGTCGTCACACAAAGGGCTGCAACTGTAAACGCTCCGGCTGCCTGAAGAATTACTGCGAGTGTTACGAG GCGAAAATCATGTGCTCTTCTACGTGTAAGTGTGTTGGGTGTCGTAACTATGATGGAAGTCCGTTGAAGGAGGAGGATGCACAGGAGAATTCCGACAACACCCATGACATCTACAGCACCAA GTTAATGTGGGTGATCTTCAGTGATAGGACGGGCTATGAGCCTCAGCCGTTCCTCACAGCGGGTTTCAATCGAACCGGGGGCCCTGCGGTTCCTGATGGGAATAAAAAGAGCGGAGGGAACCGGGCCGATCAGAATCCTCCCTCAGCTCTCTCTCAACAACAGCCTTCCCTGGTTGGGGCGAAAATG ACAACGAGGACCCGGGTGTTCTGGACCTGCTCGGTTGTGATAGTGATCTTGGTTGCTGAGTCGCACTGTGTGCAGAAG ACGACTCTGTCTAAGAACTGGGGGCCGCAGTCCATGCTCTATCTGAAGGGCAGAT ATGGCAGAAGATATGCTCCAGACAGCGACGACAACATTTATAATTCAGGTTTGAAAAGCTGGTACACAGTTATCAAAG ATTTCCAGAAGCTGAAGACCACTGGGAGACCTGTGCACTTCTTCACCACAGAGAAGCTGTTGATTCAGA AACTGCTGGTGTCCACgtctttttgtaaataa
- the tesmin gene encoding spexin prohormone 2 isoform X2 — MNDFCGPNCSCLRDLSRQTFVPSPSHHLEISSNFNEGILSGSIHHSRDRAPAHGSREEQLECPRGEVFDSYRFFRPVSCESSSSLPHYSSVPYDYLLQQSDPYNLLHPPPGLCKSSPHTWTHEEAFPYGMSSAEDRGAVASISAEGTDEGCKQTCSRYQYAAELTPCDQLDMGHSSLRPLTLLMPCHEPTGEKHHLQATRFQITLPNNCSPNEIIYPMVLKHRESSTNSPLYTAEHTLSPEQCFTEGRGDNLPVSQVQGGYSSQLYLPPLTTSSVPHPSSISTAPGYPFNMVPGPYASQTDTTDPDAEEMGHSAAESVRTWERSKKPCNCTKSQCLKMYCDCFASGEFCSNCNCINCCNNQGHEPERYKAIKTCLERNPKAFLPKIDSRKQGDVKSRHTKGCNCKRSGCLKNYCECYEAKIMCSSTCKCVGCRNYDGSPLKEEDAQENSDNTHDIYSTKLMWVIFSDRTGYEPQPFLTAGFNRTGGPAVPDGNKKSGGNRADQNPPSALSQQQPSLVGAKMTTRTRVFWTCSVVIVILVAESHCVQKQTTLSKNWGPQSMLYLKGRYGRRYAPDSDDNIYNSGLKSWYTVIKDFQKLKTTGRPVHFFTTEKLLIQKLLVSTSFCK, encoded by the exons ATGAATGACTTCTGTGGACCCAACTGCAGCTGCCTAAGAGACTTGAGCAGGCAAACGTTTGTGCCTTCACCTTCTCACCATCTTGAAATCTCAAGCAACTTCAATGAAGGCATCCTTTCCGGCTCAATTCACCACAGCAGAGACAGAGCACCGGCTCACGGCTCACGTGAGGAGCAGCTGGAGTGTCCCAGAGGCGAGGTTTTCGACAGTTACAGATTTTTTCGTCCAGTTTCCTGTGAGTCCTCGTCTTCTTTGCCCCATTACTCCTCAGTCCCATATGATTACCTACTGCAGCAGTCTGACCCCTATAACCTCCTCCATCCTCCACCTGGCCTCTGTAAAAGTTCACCACACACCTGGACACACGAGGAGGCTTTTCCTTACGGGATGTCTTCA GCGGAGGACCGTGGAGCGGTGGCCAGTATTAGTGCAGAGGGCACAGACGAGGGCTGTAAACAAACCTGTTCTAGATATCAGTATGCAGCAGAGCTAACGCCGTGTGATCAGCTGGACATGGGCCACAGT TCGCTCCGCCCACTTACTCTTTTAATGCCTTGTCATGAGCCGACAGGAGAAAAACACCATCTCCAAGCGACACGGTTTCAG ATAACGCTGCCGAATAACTGCAGTCCAAATGAGATTATCTACCCCATGGTTCTGAAACACAGAgagtccagcaccaactctccactctacactgcagaacacacactctctcctgaACAGTGTTTCACAGAGGGAAGAG GTGATAATCTACCTGTGAGTCAGGTGCAGGGAGGATATTCCTCTCAGCTGTATTTGCCCCCTCTTACCACGTCCAGCGTCCCGCACCCATCTTccatctctactgctcctggATACCCTTTCAACATGGTGCCAGGACCATACGCCTCTCAG ACTGACACGACTGATCCTGATGCAGAGGAGATGGGTCACAGTGCGGCTGAAAGTGTGCG gaCCTGGGAAAGATCAAAGAAGCCTTGCAATTGTACAAAGTCCCAGTGTTTGAAGAT GTACTGTGACTGTTTTGCGAGTGGAGAATTTTGCAGTAACTGTAACTGCATCAACTGTTGCAACAACCAGGGCCACGAGCCTGAGAGATACAAAGCTATAAAG ACCTGTTTGGAGAGGAACCCAAAGGCTTTTCTTCCGAAGATCGACAGCAGGAAGCAGGGGGATGTGAAAAGTCGTCACACAAAGGGCTGCAACTGTAAACGCTCCGGCTGCCTGAAGAATTACTGCGAGTGTTACGAG GCGAAAATCATGTGCTCTTCTACGTGTAAGTGTGTTGGGTGTCGTAACTATGATGGAAGTCCGTTGAAGGAGGAGGATGCACAGGAGAATTCCGACAACACCCATGACATCTACAGCACCAA GTTAATGTGGGTGATCTTCAGTGATAGGACGGGCTATGAGCCTCAGCCGTTCCTCACAGCGGGTTTCAATCGAACCGGGGGCCCTGCGGTTCCTGATGGGAATAAAAAGAGCGGAGGGAACCGGGCCGATCAGAATCCTCCCTCAGCTCTCTCTCAACAACAGCCTTCCCTGGTTGGGGCGAAAATG ACAACGAGGACCCGGGTGTTCTGGACCTGCTCGGTTGTGATAGTGATCTTGGTTGCTGAGTCGCACTGTGTGCAGAAG CAGACGACTCTGTCTAAGAACTGGGGGCCGCAGTCCATGCTCTATCTGAAGGGCAGAT ATGGCAGAAGATATGCTCCAGACAGCGACGACAACATTTATAATTCAGGTTTGAAAAGCTGGTACACAGTTATCAAAG ATTTCCAGAAGCTGAAGACCACTGGGAGACCTGTGCACTTCTTCACCACAGAGAAGCTGTTGATTCAGA AACTGCTGGTGTCCACgtctttttgtaaataa
- the tesmin gene encoding spexin prohormone 2 isoform X1 — MNDFCGPNCSCLRDLSRQTFVPSPSHHLEISSNFNEGILSGSIHHSRDRAPAHGSREEQLECPRGEVFDSYRFFRPVSCESSSSLPHYSSVPYDYLLQQSDPYNLLHPPPGLCKSSPHTWTHEEAFPYGMSSAEDRGAVASISAEGTDEGCKQTCSRYQYAAELTPCDQLDMGHSSLRPLTLLMPCHEPTGEKHHLQATRFQQITLPNNCSPNEIIYPMVLKHRESSTNSPLYTAEHTLSPEQCFTEGRGDNLPVSQVQGGYSSQLYLPPLTTSSVPHPSSISTAPGYPFNMVPGPYASQTDTTDPDAEEMGHSAAESVRTWERSKKPCNCTKSQCLKMYCDCFASGEFCSNCNCINCCNNQGHEPERYKAIKTCLERNPKAFLPKIDSRKQGDVKSRHTKGCNCKRSGCLKNYCECYEAKIMCSSTCKCVGCRNYDGSPLKEEDAQENSDNTHDIYSTKLMWVIFSDRTGYEPQPFLTAGFNRTGGPAVPDGNKKSGGNRADQNPPSALSQQQPSLVGAKMTTRTRVFWTCSVVIVILVAESHCVQKQTTLSKNWGPQSMLYLKGRYGRRYAPDSDDNIYNSGLKSWYTVIKDFQKLKTTGRPVHFFTTEKLLIQKLLVSTSFCK, encoded by the exons ATGAATGACTTCTGTGGACCCAACTGCAGCTGCCTAAGAGACTTGAGCAGGCAAACGTTTGTGCCTTCACCTTCTCACCATCTTGAAATCTCAAGCAACTTCAATGAAGGCATCCTTTCCGGCTCAATTCACCACAGCAGAGACAGAGCACCGGCTCACGGCTCACGTGAGGAGCAGCTGGAGTGTCCCAGAGGCGAGGTTTTCGACAGTTACAGATTTTTTCGTCCAGTTTCCTGTGAGTCCTCGTCTTCTTTGCCCCATTACTCCTCAGTCCCATATGATTACCTACTGCAGCAGTCTGACCCCTATAACCTCCTCCATCCTCCACCTGGCCTCTGTAAAAGTTCACCACACACCTGGACACACGAGGAGGCTTTTCCTTACGGGATGTCTTCA GCGGAGGACCGTGGAGCGGTGGCCAGTATTAGTGCAGAGGGCACAGACGAGGGCTGTAAACAAACCTGTTCTAGATATCAGTATGCAGCAGAGCTAACGCCGTGTGATCAGCTGGACATGGGCCACAGT TCGCTCCGCCCACTTACTCTTTTAATGCCTTGTCATGAGCCGACAGGAGAAAAACACCATCTCCAAGCGACACGGTTTCAG CAGATAACGCTGCCGAATAACTGCAGTCCAAATGAGATTATCTACCCCATGGTTCTGAAACACAGAgagtccagcaccaactctccactctacactgcagaacacacactctctcctgaACAGTGTTTCACAGAGGGAAGAG GTGATAATCTACCTGTGAGTCAGGTGCAGGGAGGATATTCCTCTCAGCTGTATTTGCCCCCTCTTACCACGTCCAGCGTCCCGCACCCATCTTccatctctactgctcctggATACCCTTTCAACATGGTGCCAGGACCATACGCCTCTCAG ACTGACACGACTGATCCTGATGCAGAGGAGATGGGTCACAGTGCGGCTGAAAGTGTGCG gaCCTGGGAAAGATCAAAGAAGCCTTGCAATTGTACAAAGTCCCAGTGTTTGAAGAT GTACTGTGACTGTTTTGCGAGTGGAGAATTTTGCAGTAACTGTAACTGCATCAACTGTTGCAACAACCAGGGCCACGAGCCTGAGAGATACAAAGCTATAAAG ACCTGTTTGGAGAGGAACCCAAAGGCTTTTCTTCCGAAGATCGACAGCAGGAAGCAGGGGGATGTGAAAAGTCGTCACACAAAGGGCTGCAACTGTAAACGCTCCGGCTGCCTGAAGAATTACTGCGAGTGTTACGAG GCGAAAATCATGTGCTCTTCTACGTGTAAGTGTGTTGGGTGTCGTAACTATGATGGAAGTCCGTTGAAGGAGGAGGATGCACAGGAGAATTCCGACAACACCCATGACATCTACAGCACCAA GTTAATGTGGGTGATCTTCAGTGATAGGACGGGCTATGAGCCTCAGCCGTTCCTCACAGCGGGTTTCAATCGAACCGGGGGCCCTGCGGTTCCTGATGGGAATAAAAAGAGCGGAGGGAACCGGGCCGATCAGAATCCTCCCTCAGCTCTCTCTCAACAACAGCCTTCCCTGGTTGGGGCGAAAATG ACAACGAGGACCCGGGTGTTCTGGACCTGCTCGGTTGTGATAGTGATCTTGGTTGCTGAGTCGCACTGTGTGCAGAAG CAGACGACTCTGTCTAAGAACTGGGGGCCGCAGTCCATGCTCTATCTGAAGGGCAGAT ATGGCAGAAGATATGCTCCAGACAGCGACGACAACATTTATAATTCAGGTTTGAAAAGCTGGTACACAGTTATCAAAG ATTTCCAGAAGCTGAAGACCACTGGGAGACCTGTGCACTTCTTCACCACAGAGAAGCTGTTGATTCAGA AACTGCTGGTGTCCACgtctttttgtaaataa
- the tesmin gene encoding spexin prohormone 2 isoform X8, which translates to MNDFCGPNCSCLRDLSRQTFVPSPSHHLEISSNFNEGILSGSIHHSRDRAPAHGSREEQLECPRGEVFDSYRFFRPVSCESSSSLPHYSSVPYDYLLQQSDPYNLLHPPPGLCKSSPHTWTHEEAFPYGMSSAEDRGAVASISAEGTDEGCKQTCSRYQYAAELTPCDQLDMGHSSLRPLTLLMPCHEPTGEKHHLQATRFQQITLPNNCSPNEIIYPMVLKHRESSTNSPLYTAEHTLSPEQCFTEGRGDNLPVSQVQGGYSSQLYLPPLTTSSVPHPSSISTAPGYPFNMVPGPYASQTDTTDPDAEEMGHSAAESVRTWERSKKPCNCTKSQCLKMYCDCFASGEFCSNCNCINCCNNQGHEPERYKAIKTCLERNPKAFLPKIDSRKQGDVKSRHTKGCNCKRSGCLKNYCECYEAKIMCSSTCKCVGCRNYDGSPLKEEDAQENSDNTHDIYSTNVCVCVCVCVDRSPLSCITDDVVEATCACLLAQAEEAEREGHTQLHAERMILEEFGNCLTQIVRSIFKSTPVQW; encoded by the exons ATGAATGACTTCTGTGGACCCAACTGCAGCTGCCTAAGAGACTTGAGCAGGCAAACGTTTGTGCCTTCACCTTCTCACCATCTTGAAATCTCAAGCAACTTCAATGAAGGCATCCTTTCCGGCTCAATTCACCACAGCAGAGACAGAGCACCGGCTCACGGCTCACGTGAGGAGCAGCTGGAGTGTCCCAGAGGCGAGGTTTTCGACAGTTACAGATTTTTTCGTCCAGTTTCCTGTGAGTCCTCGTCTTCTTTGCCCCATTACTCCTCAGTCCCATATGATTACCTACTGCAGCAGTCTGACCCCTATAACCTCCTCCATCCTCCACCTGGCCTCTGTAAAAGTTCACCACACACCTGGACACACGAGGAGGCTTTTCCTTACGGGATGTCTTCA GCGGAGGACCGTGGAGCGGTGGCCAGTATTAGTGCAGAGGGCACAGACGAGGGCTGTAAACAAACCTGTTCTAGATATCAGTATGCAGCAGAGCTAACGCCGTGTGATCAGCTGGACATGGGCCACAGT TCGCTCCGCCCACTTACTCTTTTAATGCCTTGTCATGAGCCGACAGGAGAAAAACACCATCTCCAAGCGACACGGTTTCAG CAGATAACGCTGCCGAATAACTGCAGTCCAAATGAGATTATCTACCCCATGGTTCTGAAACACAGAgagtccagcaccaactctccactctacactgcagaacacacactctctcctgaACAGTGTTTCACAGAGGGAAGAG GTGATAATCTACCTGTGAGTCAGGTGCAGGGAGGATATTCCTCTCAGCTGTATTTGCCCCCTCTTACCACGTCCAGCGTCCCGCACCCATCTTccatctctactgctcctggATACCCTTTCAACATGGTGCCAGGACCATACGCCTCTCAG ACTGACACGACTGATCCTGATGCAGAGGAGATGGGTCACAGTGCGGCTGAAAGTGTGCG gaCCTGGGAAAGATCAAAGAAGCCTTGCAATTGTACAAAGTCCCAGTGTTTGAAGAT GTACTGTGACTGTTTTGCGAGTGGAGAATTTTGCAGTAACTGTAACTGCATCAACTGTTGCAACAACCAGGGCCACGAGCCTGAGAGATACAAAGCTATAAAG ACCTGTTTGGAGAGGAACCCAAAGGCTTTTCTTCCGAAGATCGACAGCAGGAAGCAGGGGGATGTGAAAAGTCGTCACACAAAGGGCTGCAACTGTAAACGCTCCGGCTGCCTGAAGAATTACTGCGAGTGTTACGAG GCGAAAATCATGTGCTCTTCTACGTGTAAGTGTGTTGGGTGTCGTAACTATGATGGAAGTCCGTTGAAGGAGGAGGATGCACAGGAGAATTCCGACAACACCCATGACATCTACAGCACCAA tgtgtgtgtgtgtgtgtgtgtttgtgttgatagGAGCCCTCTCTCCTGCATCACGGATGATGTTGTTGAAGCCACGTGCGCCTGCCTGCTGGCTCAGGCCGAGGAGGCCGAGAGGGAAGGGCACACACAGCTTCACGCTGAGAGAATGATTTTAGAAGAGTTCGGAAACTGCCTGACGCAAATCGTACGCTCGATATTTAAATCCACGCCTGTGCAGTGGTAG
- the tesmin gene encoding spexin prohormone 2 isoform X5, which produces MNDFCGPNCSCLRDLSRQTFVPSPSHHLEISSNFNEGILSGSIHHSRDRAPAHGSREEQLECPRGEVFDSYRFFRPVSCESSSSLPHYSSVPYDYLLQQSDPYNLLHPPPGLCKSSPHTWTHEEAFPYGMSSSLRPLTLLMPCHEPTGEKHHLQATRFQQITLPNNCSPNEIIYPMVLKHRESSTNSPLYTAEHTLSPEQCFTEGRGDNLPVSQVQGGYSSQLYLPPLTTSSVPHPSSISTAPGYPFNMVPGPYASQTDTTDPDAEEMGHSAAESVRTWERSKKPCNCTKSQCLKMYCDCFASGEFCSNCNCINCCNNQGHEPERYKAIKTCLERNPKAFLPKIDSRKQGDVKSRHTKGCNCKRSGCLKNYCECYEAKIMCSSTCKCVGCRNYDGSPLKEEDAQENSDNTHDIYSTKLMWVIFSDRTGYEPQPFLTAGFNRTGGPAVPDGNKKSGGNRADQNPPSALSQQQPSLVGAKMTTRTRVFWTCSVVIVILVAESHCVQKQTTLSKNWGPQSMLYLKGRYGRRYAPDSDDNIYNSGLKSWYTVIKDFQKLKTTGRPVHFFTTEKLLIQKLLVSTSFCK; this is translated from the exons ATGAATGACTTCTGTGGACCCAACTGCAGCTGCCTAAGAGACTTGAGCAGGCAAACGTTTGTGCCTTCACCTTCTCACCATCTTGAAATCTCAAGCAACTTCAATGAAGGCATCCTTTCCGGCTCAATTCACCACAGCAGAGACAGAGCACCGGCTCACGGCTCACGTGAGGAGCAGCTGGAGTGTCCCAGAGGCGAGGTTTTCGACAGTTACAGATTTTTTCGTCCAGTTTCCTGTGAGTCCTCGTCTTCTTTGCCCCATTACTCCTCAGTCCCATATGATTACCTACTGCAGCAGTCTGACCCCTATAACCTCCTCCATCCTCCACCTGGCCTCTGTAAAAGTTCACCACACACCTGGACACACGAGGAGGCTTTTCCTTACGGGATGTCTTCA TCGCTCCGCCCACTTACTCTTTTAATGCCTTGTCATGAGCCGACAGGAGAAAAACACCATCTCCAAGCGACACGGTTTCAG CAGATAACGCTGCCGAATAACTGCAGTCCAAATGAGATTATCTACCCCATGGTTCTGAAACACAGAgagtccagcaccaactctccactctacactgcagaacacacactctctcctgaACAGTGTTTCACAGAGGGAAGAG GTGATAATCTACCTGTGAGTCAGGTGCAGGGAGGATATTCCTCTCAGCTGTATTTGCCCCCTCTTACCACGTCCAGCGTCCCGCACCCATCTTccatctctactgctcctggATACCCTTTCAACATGGTGCCAGGACCATACGCCTCTCAG ACTGACACGACTGATCCTGATGCAGAGGAGATGGGTCACAGTGCGGCTGAAAGTGTGCG gaCCTGGGAAAGATCAAAGAAGCCTTGCAATTGTACAAAGTCCCAGTGTTTGAAGAT GTACTGTGACTGTTTTGCGAGTGGAGAATTTTGCAGTAACTGTAACTGCATCAACTGTTGCAACAACCAGGGCCACGAGCCTGAGAGATACAAAGCTATAAAG ACCTGTTTGGAGAGGAACCCAAAGGCTTTTCTTCCGAAGATCGACAGCAGGAAGCAGGGGGATGTGAAAAGTCGTCACACAAAGGGCTGCAACTGTAAACGCTCCGGCTGCCTGAAGAATTACTGCGAGTGTTACGAG GCGAAAATCATGTGCTCTTCTACGTGTAAGTGTGTTGGGTGTCGTAACTATGATGGAAGTCCGTTGAAGGAGGAGGATGCACAGGAGAATTCCGACAACACCCATGACATCTACAGCACCAA GTTAATGTGGGTGATCTTCAGTGATAGGACGGGCTATGAGCCTCAGCCGTTCCTCACAGCGGGTTTCAATCGAACCGGGGGCCCTGCGGTTCCTGATGGGAATAAAAAGAGCGGAGGGAACCGGGCCGATCAGAATCCTCCCTCAGCTCTCTCTCAACAACAGCCTTCCCTGGTTGGGGCGAAAATG ACAACGAGGACCCGGGTGTTCTGGACCTGCTCGGTTGTGATAGTGATCTTGGTTGCTGAGTCGCACTGTGTGCAGAAG CAGACGACTCTGTCTAAGAACTGGGGGCCGCAGTCCATGCTCTATCTGAAGGGCAGAT ATGGCAGAAGATATGCTCCAGACAGCGACGACAACATTTATAATTCAGGTTTGAAAAGCTGGTACACAGTTATCAAAG ATTTCCAGAAGCTGAAGACCACTGGGAGACCTGTGCACTTCTTCACCACAGAGAAGCTGTTGATTCAGA AACTGCTGGTGTCCACgtctttttgtaaataa